Proteins found in one Halobaculum sp. MBLA0147 genomic segment:
- a CDS encoding DUF123 domain-containing protein, which translates to MSADERPLPARLHRPPVSGGTYTLVYEVPEPVTLSVGALGEWTLPAGGYAYTGSALGSGGFTRVDRHERVAAGTHDTRHWHVDYLGGHPAVSLVGDERLPDRDAECAVASALADGPVPGFGASDCDCTSHLARYPDLEAAREAVRAVLAEI; encoded by the coding sequence CTGTCTGCCGACGAGAGACCTTTGCCCGCGAGGCTCCACAGACCGCCCGTGAGCGGTGGCACCTACACGCTCGTGTACGAGGTCCCGGAGCCAGTGACCCTCTCCGTGGGTGCGCTGGGTGAGTGGACGCTACCCGCGGGTGGGTACGCCTACACGGGGAGTGCGCTCGGGAGCGGCGGGTTCACTCGCGTGGACCGCCACGAGCGCGTCGCCGCCGGCACCCACGACACGCGCCACTGGCACGTCGACTACCTCGGCGGCCACCCGGCGGTGTCGCTCGTCGGCGACGAACGGCTCCCGGACCGCGACGCCGAGTGTGCGGTCGCGTCGGCGCTCGCCGACGGCCCCGTGCCGGGCTTCGGGGCCTCCGACTGCGACTGTACGTCCCATCTGGCGCGGTACCCCGACCTCGAGGCGGCCCGCGAGGCCGTCCGAGCGGTCCTCGCGGAGATCTGA
- a CDS encoding SRPBCC family protein, translating into MSVRRSVVIDAPPSEVWATLVAFERYGAWNPLIPRASGEAAVGETVRAVIAQPRVPPVPIHAEITRCDPERELAWETNLPGGGLLTVEHAFQLTPLDADGAVVAEGEVASRTEFAQVERVGGAVGRAVPDALVRVLADGFDQMNRALRRRVEATSDGRGASADASGASADASGVSPSEPTAGATTSDDTTSDDHNP; encoded by the coding sequence ATGAGTGTCAGGCGGTCCGTGGTGATCGACGCACCCCCGAGCGAGGTGTGGGCGACGCTGGTCGCCTTCGAGCGGTACGGCGCGTGGAACCCGCTGATCCCGCGTGCGAGCGGCGAGGCGGCCGTCGGCGAGACGGTGCGTGCCGTGATCGCACAGCCGCGGGTCCCGCCGGTACCGATCCACGCCGAGATCACGCGGTGTGACCCCGAACGGGAACTCGCCTGGGAGACGAACCTCCCCGGCGGCGGGTTGCTCACCGTGGAACACGCCTTCCAGTTGACGCCGCTGGACGCGGACGGCGCGGTCGTCGCCGAGGGCGAGGTGGCCTCGCGCACGGAGTTCGCACAGGTGGAACGCGTCGGCGGCGCCGTCGGGCGCGCGGTACCGGACGCGCTCGTCAGGGTACTCGCGGACGGGTTCGACCAGATGAACCGCGCGCTGCGGCGGCGGGTGGAGGCGACGAGTGACGGTCGCGGTGCGTCGGCGGACGCGAGTGGTGCGTCGGCGGACGCGAGCGGTGTGTCGCCGTCCGAACCCACCGCAGGCGCCACGACCAGCGACGACACCACATCCGACGACCACAACCCGTAA